The Felis catus isolate Fca126 chromosome X, F.catus_Fca126_mat1.0, whole genome shotgun sequence genome includes a region encoding these proteins:
- the MXRA5 gene encoding matrix-remodeling-associated protein 5 isoform X2, whose product MPSSRARWPALSVVLILLWGHPPAALACPHPCACYVPSEVHCTFRSLASVPAGISKHVERINLGFNSIQALSETSFAGLSKLELLMIHGNDIPSIPDGALRDLSSLQVFKFSYNKLRVITAQTLQGLWSLTRVHIDHNKIEFIHPQAFNGLTSLRLLHLEGNKLQQLHPGTFSTFTFLDYFRLSTIRHLYLADNMITTLPTGMLQNMPLLENLYLHGNPWSCDCKMKGFLEWDARSKGTLKCKKDKAYEGGQLCATCSSPRRLYKQEIHKLKDITCLKPSIESPLRQNMTRNSEEDQEQEEDGDGQLSLERFQFHPWNISLNMTDEHGNTVNLVCDIKKPTDVYKIHLNQTDPQEIDINATVALDFECPMTRENYEKLWKLIAYYSEVPVRLNRELMLGKDPKVSYQYRQDADDDALYYTGVRAHVLAEPEWVMQPSIDIQLNRRQSTAKKVLLSYHSHYSLTMPAKEARQSRSRSWVMIEPSRAVHTAQIVLEGDPCQLSCNVKASESPSISWVLPDGSVLKAPMEDQHGKFSIVTSGWLRIRSTEQSDSGLYQCIAQVRDEMDQMVYRVFVQPPATQPPDGHTLTIPKNVGEPVMLPCSALAIPEAQLSWILPNKRIINNLANTSHASVLANGTLSIPKVQVSDGGYYRCVAVNRQGADHFTVGVTVSRKGSGRSSKKGRHPAGKTLSRVPGDVIEDEGGSGVGDGQSTSRRFLHAKDQEELLKTKDDAVAGGKKTKKGRRKLKPWKNSEKEPETNIAEGRRVFESRRRINMANKQINPEHWADILARVRGKNLPKGTEIPRVIKTTTPPSVGPEVTPLLPAVPPPSVGEEGPARTTTSAEETSADAFPFGEDDQVSGTVSSTRMGPDSGHDGVILAEPKVTSTHLEEFIDHDFSKTEDTTPTQVDPKWATANVLISIPYESSPTLQTLHTVYEEPTSENTGTESWPAGDVGSVPEPTSNGYESPLGAIALAESETVSYIYPDVEADSQPDEENRKELTFDHFTPTPILWVDDSRTSEPLDSVPLGEPAVQRQGHPRRQTDNTQLVKGASSTQGNPLIEKGTEENSQTPQEGDMPERDPTNSGDPKSMGKRVKSTPPLDSAPGVMNGITPSEHPSDTTLGALFDKDPTTVTAAMPTKKATSAWGLATHPSRKRPNGRKRLRAHRFRHRHKQTPSTTFAPTETFSTPPTQVPEAKVPEHVESSPVPTSWIGRTVGVPKQVQMEKQAEPVPKGTPRRKHGKRPNKHWHSTSTASFPTSALTPSPSPENKHKHVIVPSPETPLLSTTISLTTGDPRERTTMEDSMTTTAKRHLSSNKLQETIPVTYKPISDGKEMTNYGVTNISEHKTDSPVPDGPSSNAASPSGSEVSTVGDFQEESAPSSFPGTSHWNPPGTARPGKPQTDIPVTSSVETLTNSPFLKRSEDMGFPSEFPPSVAASTLFQQVEPSSPEAETTTGAHDHRETTPAAITPWNPASTPAPAEGTASPFLATTLGSLAQTFTEPTSLSSRTPPLTDSKENVFLNYVGMPETKAAPVNNGGTQHVLRPHDLSTPSSNQNKFNLTPKQELGKETFDGKTQNSLPHGPDGKAGRVQLFHQPARVPAKPIPPRGTVRPPHVATEGSFRYFVTLQPPRHLTNKPEITAYPSRALPENKHFTTPRSPSTTSPMVSVQKPKPRLPSKFTDQGMDRFSTNPKVFGNNNIPDLREPGGKLPSSSVPHYPNGRFPFFFNRTLSFPQLGVTLKPQTPTPPAPGVREKKVNPGPYNRIHSQSIIHMDFGPPAPPLLHPPRATGPPSTNAQNIPVVYSTRSSVPNVVSSGQPSRSFHQTSSKLFSAGGPPASKFWTHGEKPQIITKSPQTVSVTAETDAMFPCEATGKPTPFITWTKVSTGALMTPNTRLQRFEVLQNGTFVIRKVQVQDRGQYMCTAKNLHGADRMVVLLSVTVQQPQILASHYQDVTVYLGDTIAMECLAKGTPAPQISWIFPDRRVWQTVSPVEGRVTLHENRTLSIKEASFSDRGVYKCVASNAAGADSLAIRLHVAALPPVIHQEKLENISLPPGLSIHIHCTAKAAPLPSVRWVLWDGTQIRPSQFINGNLFVFPNGTLYIRNLAPKDSGRYECVAANVVGSARRVVQLTVQRAAANARITGTSPQSTDVRYGATLRLDCSASGDPWPRILWRLPSKRMMDSLFSFDTRIKVFANGTLVVKSVTDKDAGDYLCVARNKVGDDFVVLKVNVVMRPAKIEHKEENDHKVFYGGDLKVDCVATGLPNPEISWSLPDGSLVNSFMQSDDGGGRTKRYVVFNNGTLYFNEVGMREEGDYTCFAENQVGKDEMTVRVKVVTEPAAIRNKTYAVVQVPYGDVVTVACEAKGEPTPRVTWLSPANRLIPASSDKYHIYQDGTLLIQKAQRSDSGNYTCVVRNSAGEDRKTVWIHVNVRSPTINGNPNAITTVREIAAGGSRKLIDCQAEGIPTPRVLWAFPEGVVLPAPYYGNRITIHRNGTLDIRSLRKSDSVQLACIGRNEGGEARLIVQLTVLDPVEKPVFHDPVSEKITAMAGHTISLNCSAAGTPTPTLLWVLPNGTELPSGQQLHRFYHKGDGMLHISGLSSVDAGAYRCVARNSAGYTERLVSLKVGLKPEISNQYHNLVSIINGETLQLHCTPPGGRSARLSWTLPNTMLLEGPQTRGRFSLWENGTLTVRDASVFDRGTYVCKVDTEYGPSVMNFPVIVIAYPPRITSEPTPVIYTRPGNTIKINCMAMGIPKAEITWDLPDKSHLTAGAQARLYGNRFLHPQGSLTIQQATHRDAGFYKCTAKNILGTDSKTTYIHVY is encoded by the exons ATGCCATCATCCCGGGCGCGGTGGCCAGCCCTGTCCGTGGTGCTGATTCTGCTCTGGGGTCATCCACCAGCCGCGCTCGCCTGCCCTCACCCGTGCGCCTGCTACGTCCCCAGCGAGGTCCACTGCACATTTCGGTCCCTGGCTTCTGTGCCCGCTGGCATCTCTAAACATGTGGAAAGAATCAATCTGGG atttaatagTATACAGGCTTTGTCGGAAACCTCATTTGCGGGACTGAGCAAGTTGGAGCTGCTTATGATTCATGGCAACGACATCCCCAGCATCCCCGACGGGGCTTTAAGAGACCTCAGCTCTCTCCAG GTTTTCAAGTTCAGCTACAATAAGCTTCGTGTGATCACGGCTCAGACCCTGCAGGGGCTGTGGAGCTTGACGAGGGTGCACATTGACCACAACAAGATCGAATTCATCCACCCACAAGCTTTCAATGGCCTAACCTCCCTAAGGCTGCTCCACTTAGAAGGAAACAAGTTGCAGCAGCTACACCCTGGCACGTTCTCCACGTTCACGTTTCTGGATTATTTCAGACTCTCCACCATCAGACACCTCTACCTAGCGGACAACATGATTACGACTCTCCCCACGGGGATGCTTCAGAACATGCCTCTTCTGGAGAATCTTTACCTGCATGGGAATCCGTGGTCGTGTGACTGCAAGATGAAGGGGTTTCTGGAATGGGACGCCAGATCCAAAG GGACTCTGAAGTGCAAAAAGGACAAAGCCTATGAAGGTGGTCAGCTATGTGCCACGTGCTCCAGTCCCCGAAGATTGTACAAGCAAGAGATTCACAAGTTGAAGGACATTACTTGTCTCAAGCCTTCCATAGAGTCCCCTCTGAGACAGAACATGACCAGGAACAGCGAGGAAGACCAGGAACAAGAAGAAGACGGTGACGGCCAGCTGTCTCTGGAGAGGTTCCAATTCCACCCATGGAACATCTCTTTGAATATGACCGACGAGCACGGGAACACAGTGAACTTGGTCTGTGACATTAAGAAGCCAACGGACGTGTACAAAATCCACCTGAACCAGACAGATCCCCAAGAGATTGATATAAATGCAACGGTTGCTTTGGACTTTGAGTGTCCCATGACTCGGGAAAACTATGAGAAGCTGTGGAAACTGATTGCGTATTACAGTGAGGTCCCTGTGAGGCTAAACCGAGAGCTCATGCTCGGCAAAGACCCCAAGGTCAGCTACCAGTACAGGCAAGACGCCGATGACGATGCCCTTTACTACACGGGTGTCAGAGCCCACGTTCTTGCAGAACCAGAATGGGTCATGCAGCCGTCCATAGACATCCAACTCAACCGACGTCAGAGTACGGCCAAAAAGGTGCTGCTCTCCTATCATTCCCACTATTCGTTAACAATGCCCGCCAAAGAGGCAAGGCAGTCTCGGAGCAGAAGCTGGGTCATGATCGAACCCAGCCGAGCAGTGCACACAGCCCAGATCGTCTTGGAAGGGGATCCGTGCCAGCTAAGCTGTAACGTGAAGGCTTCTGAGAGTCCATCCATCTCCTGGGTGCTCCCGGATGGCTCCGTGCTGAAAGCACCCATGGAGGACCAGCATGGCAAGTTCTCCATCGTCACCAGCGGCTGGCTGAGGATCAGATCAACAGAGCAGTCAGACTCGGGTTTGTACCAGTGCATCGCCCAGGTGAGGGATGAAATGGACCAGATGGTGTACAGGGTCTTTGTGCAGCCACCTGCCACTCAGCCTCCCGACGGACATACGCTGACAATTCCAAAGAACGTAGGGGAGCCTGTGATGCTGCCTTGCAGTGCGCTGGCCATACCCGAAGCCCAGCTCAGTTGGATCCTTCCCAACAAAAGGATAATAAACAATCTGGCTAACACGTCACATGCATCCGTGTTGGCAAACGGAACTCTTTCCATCCCAAAGGTCCAAGTCAGTGATGGCGGTTACTACAGATGTGTGGCTGTCAACCGGCAAGGGGCAGATCATTTTACTGTGGGGGTCACCGTGAGTAGGAAAGGGTCTGGCCGGTCATCCAAAAAAGGCAGACACCCAGCTGGGAAGACTCTTTCCAGAGTGCCAGGAGATGTCATAGAGGACGAAGGTGGTTCAGGCGTAGGAGACGGACAGAGCACTTCAAGGAGGTTCCTACATGCAAAGGACCAAGAGGAGCTCCTCAAAACAAAGGACGATGCCGTCGCTGGAGGTAAGAAAACCAAGAAAGGGCGAAGAAAACTCAAACCCTGGaagaattctgaaaaagaacCAGAGACGAACATCGCAGAAGGTCGCAGAGTGTTTGAGTCCAGACGAAGGATAAATATGGCAAACAAACAGATTAATCCAGAGCACTGGGCAGACATTTTAGCCAGAGTACGTGGGAAAAATCTCCCTAAGGGAACCGAAATACCCCGGGTCATTAAAACCACCACTCCCCCATCCGTGGGTCCGGAGGTGACGCCCCTTCTGCCTGCCGTCCCTCCCCCGTCGGTAGGGGAGGAGGGTCCTGCACGGACCACAACCAGTGCTGAAGAAACCTCGGCAGATGCATTTCCATTTGGGGAGGACGATCAGGTTTCCGGCACTGTGTCCTCAACCAGGATGGGACCGGACAGTGGACACGATGGAGTGATTCTCGCTGAACCCAAAGTGACAAGCACGCATCTGGAAGAATTTATTGACCATGACTTTTCTAAGACTGAGGATACAACTCCCACTCAAGTTGACCCAAAGTGGGCTACCGCCAATGTACTGATATCCATCCCTTATGAATCTTCTCCTACTCTCCAGACCCTGCACACGGTCTACGAAGAGCCCACCAGTGAAAACACAGGCACAGAGAGCTGGCCTGCAGGAGATGTTGGGTCCGTGCCAGAGCCTACATCAAATGGGTATGAGTCTCCACTGGGTGCCATCGCCTTGGCTGAGTCTGAGACTGTGTCCTACATTTACCCAGATGTGGAGGCTGACtcacagccagatgaagagaacAGGAAAGAATTGACTTTCGATCACTTTACGCCAACCCCCATCTTGTGGGTTGATGACTCCAGGACATCTGAGCCATTAGATAGTGTCCCATTAGGGGAGCCAGCTGTCCAACGACAAGGACATCCACGGAGACAAACAGACAACACCCAGCTTGTGAAAGGTGCTTCAAGCACTCAGGGAAACCCGCTGATTGAAAAGGGCACAGAGGAGAATTCTCAGACACCGCAGGAAGGAGATATGCCCGAGAGAGACCCCACAAACTCCGGAGATCCTAAGAGTATGGGAAAGCGAGTCAAATCTACCCCTCCGCTGGACTCTGCCCCCGGAGTGATGAATGGCATCACTCCCTCGGAACATCCCAGCGACACCACACTGGGTGCTCTCTTTGACAAGGACCCCACCACGGTAACAGCAGCGATGCCAACCAAAAAGGCCACTTCAGCCTGGGGGCTGGCCACTCACCCTTCTCGAAAGAGACCCAACGGGAGGAAGAGATTACGTGCCCACAGATTCCGACACAGGCATAAACAAACCCCGTCCACGACTTTTGCCCCGACGGAGACTTTTTCTACTCCACCTACTCAAGTACCTGAGGCGAAGGTTCCAGAGCACGTGGAGAGTTCACCAGTGCCGACATCTTGGATTGGCCGCACAGTTGGGGTCCCCAAGCAGGTGCAAATGGAGAAGCAGGCAGAACCAGTACCCAAAGGAACCCCAAGAAGGAAACACGGGAAGAGGCCAAATAAACATTGGCATTCCACTTCTACAGCGAGCTTTCCCACGTCTGCCTTGACACCCAGCCCTTCCCCAGAAAACAAGCATAAACATGTCATTGTCCCCAGTCCAGAAACTCCACTCTTATCTACAACCATTTCTCTGACAACTGGGGACCCACGTGAGAGGACTACCATGGAAGATTCTATGACAACCACCGCAAAAAGACACTTGTCATCCAATAAACTCCAGGAGACCATTCCAGTCACCTATAAACCTATATCGGATGGAAAGGAAATGACGAATTATGGTGTCACAAACATCAGTGAGCATAAAACGGACAGCCCAGTCCCTGACGGCCCCTCGAGTAATGCTGCGTCACCTTCTGGCTCTGAGGTCTCCACTGTGGGAGACTTTCAGGAGGAATCTGCTCCGTCTAGCTTTCCCGGAACCTCACACTGGAATCCCCCAGGGACAGCCCGGCCTGGGAAGCCACAGACAGACATACCTGTTACCAGCTCTGTGGAAACCCTTACAAACTCACCCTTTCTGAAACGGTCGGAGGATATGGGTTTTCCTTCCGAGTTCCCTCCGTCAGTCGCAGCATCTACACTGTTTCAAC AAGTAGAGCCATCTTCACCTGAGGCAGAAACCACCACCGGTGCTCATGATCATCGTGAAACCACTCCAGCTGCAATCACACCTTGGAATCCTGCCTCGACTCCTGCCCCAGCGGAGGGGACTGCGTCCCCATTCCTGGCCACCACTCTTGGGTCCTTGGCACAGACCTTCACGGAGCCCACCTCTCTTTCTTCAAGGACACCACCGTTAACAGATTCCAAGGAAAACGTTTTCTTGAATTACGTGGGGATGCCAGAAACCAAAGCAGCCCCGGTGAATAACGGGGGGACTCAGCATGTATTGAGGCCACATGATTTATCCACCCCTTCTTCCAACCAGAATAAATTTAACTTAACTCCAAAGCAAGAGttggggaaggaaacatttgATGGAAAGACCCAAAACAGTCTTCCACATGGCCCCGACGGTAAGGCTGGGAGAGTCCAACTTTTCCACCAGCCAGCCAGAGTTCCTGCCAAACCAATCCCACCGAGGGGAACGGTGAGGCCACCACATGTGGCCACAGAAGGCTCCTTTAGGTACTTTGTAACTCTCCAGCCCCCTCGTCACTTGACCAACAAACCAGAAATAACGGCGTACCCTTCAAGGGCTTTGCCAGAAAATAAGCACTTTACGACTCCGAGATCACCAAGTACGACAAGTCCCATGGTTTCAGTGCAGAAGCCCAAACCTCGCCTTCCTAGTAAGTTCACCGACCAAGGAATGGACCGGTTCAGTACCAACCCCAAAGTGTTTGGGAATAACAACATCCCGGATCTAAGAGAACCTGGTGGCAAGCTTCCAAGCTCAAGCGTACCCCATTATCCCAATGGAagattccctttctttttcaacaggactctctctttcccacagTTGGGAGTTACTCTCAAGCCCCAGACGCCTACACCCCCTGCCCCCGGCgtaagagagaaaaaagtcaaCCCAGGTCCCTACAATAGGATACATTCCCAGAGCATCATCCACATGGACTTTGGTCCCCCCGCACCTCCATTATTGCACCCTCCCCGGGCCACGGGGCCGCCCTCAACAAATGCACAAAACATCCCTGTGGTCTACTCCACCCGGAGCTCCGTCCCCAACGTGGTGTCTTCTGGCcagccttccagaagcttccatcAGACCAGCTCCAAGCTGTTCTCTGCTGGAGGACCACCTGCATCCAAATTCTGGACGCATGGGGAAAAGCCCCAAATTATCACCAAATCCCCTCAGACTGTGTCTGTCACCGCAGAGACAGATGCTATGTTCCCATGTGAGGCAACGGGGAAACCCACACCTTTCATTACCTGGACAAAGGTTTCCACAG gtgccctgatgacCCCCAACACCAGGCTCCAGCGTTTCGAGGTCTTGCAGAACGGCACCTTTGTCATCCGGAAGGTACAGGTGCAGGACCGTGGCCAGTACATGTGCACGGCCAAGAACCTACACGGGGCGGACAGGATGGTGGTCCTGCTGTCTGTCACCGTGCAGCAGCCCCAAATCCTAGCCTCCCACTACCAGGACGTCACCGTGTACCTGGGAGACACCATTGCCATGGAGTGTCTGGCCAAGGGAACCCCGGCGCCCCAAATCTCCTGGATTTTCCCGGACAGGAGGGTGTGGCAGACCGTGTCCCCCGTGGAGGGCAGGGTCACGCTGCACGAAAACAGGACCCTGTCCATCAAAGAGGCCTCTTTCTCGGACAGAGGCGTCTACAAGTGCGTGGCCAGCAACGCGGCGGGCGCGGACAGCCTGGCCATCCGGCTGCACGTGGCGGCCCTGCCACCCGTCATCCACCAGGAGAAGCTGGAGAACATCTCGCTGCCCCCGGGGCTCAGCATCCACATCCACTGCACGGCCAAGGCCGCGCCCCTGCCCAGCGTGCGCTGGGTGCTGTGGGACGGGACCCAGATCCGGCCGTCGCAGTTCATCAACGGGAACCTGTTCGTCTTCCCCAACGGCACGCTCTACATCCGCAACCTGGCGCCCAAGGACAGCGGCCGCTACGAGTGCGTGGCCGCCAACGTGGTGGGCTCTGCGCGCAGGGTCGTGCAGCTGACGGTGCAGCGCGCGGCGGCCAACGCGCGCATCACCGGGACTTCCCCGCAGAGCACCGACGTGCGCTACGGCGCGACCCTCCGCCTGGACTGCAGCGCGTCCGGGGACCCCTGGCCTCGCATCCTCTGGCGCCTGCCGTCCAAGCGCATGATGGACTCGCTGTTCAG CTTTGACACCAGAATCAAGGTGTTTGCCAACGGGACCCTGGTGGTGAAGTCTGTCACGGACAAGGATGCGGGGGATTACCTGTGTGTTGCCCGGAATAAGGTTGGCGACGACTTTGTCGTGCTCAAGGTGAATGTGGTCATGAGACCGGCCAAGATCGAGCACAAGGAGGAGAATGACCACAAGGTCTTCTACGGTGGTGACCTGAAGGTGGACTGTGTGGCTACCGGGCTTCCCAACCCCGAGATCTCCTGGAGCCTCCCGGATGGCAGCCTGGTCAACTCCTTCATGCAGTCTGACGACGGCGGTGGCCGCACCAAGCGCTACGTGGTTTTCAACAACGGGACCCTCTACTTCAACGAAGTCGGCATGCGGGAGGAAGGGGATTACACCTGCTTTGCCGAAAACCAGGTTGGGAAGGATGAGATGACGGTGCGAGTGAAGGTGGTGACCGAGCCCGCCGCCATCCGGAACAAGACGTACGCCGTGGTTCAGGTGCCCTATGGCGACGTGGTCACCGTGGCGTGCGAGGCCAAAGGGGAGCCCACGCCCAGGGTGACGTGGCTCTCTCCAGCCAACAGGCTGATCCCCGCCTCCTCCGATAAGTACCACATATACCAGGATGGCACTCTTCTCATCCAGAAAGCCCAGCGCTCAGACAGCGGCAATTACACCTGCGTGGTCAGGAACAGCGCCGGGGAGGACCGGAAAACGGTCTGGATCCACGTCAACGTCCGGTCGCCCACCATCAACGGGAACCCCAACGCCATCACCACGGTGCGGGAGATCGCGGCCGGGGGGAGTCGCAAACTCATTGACTGCCAGGCGGAAGGCATCCCCACTCCGAGGGTCTTGTGGGCCTTTCCCGAGGGCGTGGTTCTGCCGGCCCCTTACTATGGGAACCGGATCACCATCCATCGCAACGGCACGCTGGACATCAGGAGTCTCAGGAAGAGCGACTCCGTGCAGCTGGCGTGCATCGGCCGCAACGAGGGAGGGGAAGCCAGGTTGATTGTCCAGCTCACGGTCTTGGACCCCGTGGAGAAGCCCGTCTTCCACGACCCGGTCAGCGAGAAGATCACAGCCATGGCTGGCCACACCATCAGTCTCAACTGCTCGGCCGCAGGGACCCCGACGCCCACCCTGCTGTGGGTCCTTCCCAACGGGACAGAGCTCCCGAGCGGCCAACAGCTGCACAGATTCTACCATAAGGGTGACGGCATGTTGCACATCAGTGGCCTCTCCTCCGTGGACGCGGGGGCCTACCGCTGCGTGGCCCGCAACTCGGCCGGCTACACGGAGAGGCTGGTCTCTCTGAAGGTGGGACTGAAACCCGAGATCAGTAACCAGTACCACAATCTGGTGAGCATCATCAACGGGGAGACTTTGCAGCTGCACTGCACCCCTCCGGGGGGCCGGTCAGCTCGCCTCTCTTGGACGCTCCCCAACACCATGCTGTTGGAGGGCCCCCAAACACGGGGGCGCTTTTCCCTCTGGGAAAATGGCACCCTCACGGTGCGCGACGCCTCCGTCTTCGACAGGGGAACCTACGTGTGCAAGGTGGATACGGAGTATGGCCCTTCCGTCATGAACTTTCCAGTTATCGTGATCGCTTACCCGCCCCGCATCACCAGTGAGCCAACCCCCGTCATCTACACGCGGCCCGGGAACACCATCAAGATAAACTGTATGGCCATGGGGATTCCCAAGGCCGAGATCACCTGGGACCTGCCGGACAAGTCGCACCTGACCGCCGGGGCGCAGGCCCGTCTCTATGGGAACAGATTCCTTCACCCCCAGGGCTCACTGACCATCCAGCAGGCCACACACAGAGACGCGGGTTTCTACAAGTGCACTGCGAAAAACATCCTAGGCACTGACTCAAAAACTACTTATATCCACGTCTACTGA